The following are from one region of the Sulfurimicrobium lacus genome:
- a CDS encoding SulP family inorganic anion transporter: MLNPSCCPLLFYKIFPFLRWWPMVNKASNKADLIAGITGAMIVLPQGVAFATIAGMPPEYGLYAAMVPAIIAAMFGSSWHLVSGPTTAISIAVFAAMSPLADPGSPQFVSMVLTLTFLTGLFQLILGLARMGVLVNFISHTVVIGFTAGAALLIAASQVKNFFGIAIERGAHFHVVIEQLVLQFGNINPYVTAVGAVTLATGILAKKFIPKFPYMIVAMVVGSVLAYFINLEFGVEVTKIKTVGALPASLPPFFLPDFSYATIHKVVFPALVVTMLALTEAVSISRAIATKSEQRIDGNQEFVGQGLANIVGSFFSGYASCGSFNRSGVNYASGAQTPLATVYASIFLVLILLLVAPLASYLPNAAMAGILFLVAWGLIDFHHIGSIGKTSMAETVVLWVTLLGTLVNLEEGIFFGILLSLSLYLYRVSRPAIDPVVPAKEEGAYHFVDAHGHHECPQFRIVRINGAVFFGAVDYVQNGLTQIDESNPDQKSVMIVASGINFIDVAGAEMLAQEARRRRKMGGGLYFYRCKDSIYKFLRKSDKLDDIGEGGFFPAMSNWIKPIYSTLDPEICRNCKYRIFPECQTHLPDGEARTA, from the coding sequence GTGCTGAACCCGTCCTGCTGCCCCCTCCTGTTCTACAAAATATTTCCCTTCCTGCGTTGGTGGCCCATGGTCAACAAGGCCTCCAACAAGGCGGACCTGATCGCCGGCATCACCGGCGCGATGATCGTGCTGCCGCAGGGCGTGGCCTTCGCCACCATCGCGGGCATGCCCCCCGAATACGGCCTGTATGCCGCCATGGTGCCGGCCATCATCGCCGCCATGTTCGGATCGAGTTGGCACCTGGTTTCCGGCCCGACCACGGCCATTTCCATCGCCGTGTTTGCGGCCATGAGCCCCCTCGCCGACCCGGGCTCGCCCCAGTTCGTCAGCATGGTGCTGACCCTGACTTTCCTTACCGGCCTGTTCCAGCTAATCCTCGGACTGGCGCGCATGGGGGTGCTGGTCAACTTCATCTCCCACACAGTGGTGATCGGCTTTACCGCCGGCGCGGCTTTGCTGATCGCCGCCAGCCAGGTGAAGAACTTCTTCGGCATTGCCATCGAGCGCGGCGCACACTTCCACGTGGTGATCGAGCAACTGGTTCTGCAGTTCGGCAACATCAACCCCTATGTCACCGCTGTTGGCGCCGTAACGCTGGCAACCGGCATTCTGGCCAAGAAGTTCATCCCCAAGTTCCCATACATGATCGTCGCCATGGTGGTGGGCAGCGTGCTGGCTTATTTCATCAACCTGGAATTCGGCGTTGAAGTCACCAAGATCAAGACGGTGGGTGCCCTGCCGGCCAGCCTGCCGCCGTTCTTCCTACCCGATTTTTCCTATGCCACCATCCACAAGGTGGTCTTCCCGGCGCTGGTCGTCACCATGCTGGCACTGACCGAGGCAGTTTCCATTTCACGCGCCATTGCCACCAAATCCGAGCAACGCATCGATGGCAACCAGGAGTTCGTCGGCCAGGGTCTGGCCAACATAGTCGGCAGCTTTTTCTCCGGCTACGCTTCCTGCGGCTCCTTCAACCGCAGCGGCGTCAACTACGCTTCGGGCGCACAGACCCCGCTGGCAACGGTTTATGCCTCGATTTTCCTGGTACTGATCCTGCTGCTGGTAGCGCCGCTCGCTTCCTACCTGCCCAATGCTGCCATGGCCGGTATCCTGTTCCTGGTGGCATGGGGCCTGATCGACTTCCACCACATCGGCTCCATCGGCAAGACCAGCATGGCGGAAACCGTGGTGCTGTGGGTTACGCTGCTCGGCACCCTGGTCAACCTGGAAGAGGGCATCTTCTTCGGCATCCTGCTCTCCCTTTCGCTCTACCTGTACCGCGTTTCGCGCCCGGCGATCGACCCGGTGGTACCGGCCAAGGAAGAAGGCGCCTACCATTTCGTGGACGCGCACGGCCACCACGAGTGCCCGCAGTTCCGCATCGTGCGCATCAACGGCGCGGTGTTTTTCGGCGCGGTGGATTACGTGCAGAACGGCCTGACCCAGATCGACGAATCCAACCCGGACCAGAAGTCGGTGATGATCGTCGCCAGCGGCATCAACTTCATCGACGTGGCTGGCGCGGAAATGCTCGCTCAGGAAGCGCGTCGCCGGCGCAAGATGGGCGGCGGTCTGTACTTCTACCGCTGCAAGGATTCCATCTACAAATTCCTGCGCAAATCCGACAAGCTGGACGACATCGGCGAAGGCGGTTTCTTCCCGGCCATGTCGAACTGGATCAAGCCGATTTACAGCACCCTCGACCCGGAAATCTGCCGCAACTGCAAATACCGCATTTTCCCCGAGTGCCAGACCCATTTGCCCGACGGCGAGGCGAGGACGGCATGA
- a CDS encoding carbonate dehydratase has protein sequence MIRKNPSGDLPLIHESAYVDNTAILCGKIIVEENVFIGPYAVIRADEVNEHGEMEPIIIGANSNIQDGVVIHSKAGGLVRIGTNTSIAHRSIVHGPCVVGENVFIGFNSVLFDCVIGNGSVVRHNSVVEHCAVPENFHIPSTTNVHSNQELNKIEQVSPQASDFSESVLKANHELVKGYKKLQNEF, from the coding sequence ATGATCCGCAAGAACCCGAGCGGCGACCTGCCACTCATCCATGAGTCCGCCTATGTCGACAACACCGCGATTCTCTGCGGCAAGATCATCGTAGAGGAAAATGTTTTCATCGGGCCATACGCCGTCATTCGCGCCGATGAAGTCAACGAGCACGGCGAGATGGAGCCGATCATCATCGGCGCCAACTCCAATATCCAGGACGGCGTGGTCATCCACTCCAAGGCGGGCGGTCTCGTCAGGATCGGCACCAACACCTCGATCGCCCACCGCTCCATCGTGCATGGCCCGTGCGTCGTCGGGGAGAACGTCTTCATCGGCTTCAACTCGGTGCTGTTCGACTGCGTGATCGGCAATGGCTCGGTCGTGCGGCACAACTCCGTGGTGGAACACTGCGCAGTACCCGAGAACTTTCATATCCCCTCCACCACCAACGTGCATTCCAACCAGGAACTGAACAAGATCGAACAGGTTTCGCCGCAGGCGAGCGACTTCTCCGAATCGGTATTGAAAGCCAACCACGAACTGGTCAAGGGATACAAGAAACTGCAGAACGAGTTTTAA
- a CDS encoding SulP family inorganic anion transporter, translated as MIQVARVLPFLRWFPLSGTNIKSDLIAGITVALVLIPQSMAYAQLAGLPPYYGLYAAFLPGIIAALWGSSAQLATGPVAVASLLTASTLAPLAATGSEQFIALAILMAMLVGIIQLALGAFKLGVVVNFLSHPVIVGFTNAAAIIIGLSQLNKLFGVSMGRSEHFIQDIWGVLLQIGDTHLPTLIMGICAFAIMFGLKKFAPKMPGVLIAVALTTVVSWAIGFEHNSKGRIEDIMDVEVKALANDFSGTETRIDALNNKISAKSLELKQHQKAHEGGSQRTAALKYELELLKLELKDSEGENRKLARSMRKFIFEQVPATDGQPAKLYLAGQLPQGEKSDGYRWRIRKVSKGEMKLVGGGEVVGAIPAGLPKVDVPQFSWDMVTTMLSGALVISLVGFMEAISIAKAMAAKTKARIDPNQELLGQGLSNLIGSFSQAFPVSGSFSRSAVNLNAGAVTGMSSVFAGIIVLVTLLFLTPLLYHLPQAVLAAVIMMAVIGLINFKAIKHAWHTHKHDGIASVVTFVATLAFAPHLDNGIMVGAGLAIILYLYRTMTPRVAILGRYHDGTLRDAKINNLPISEYIIAIRYDGSLYFANVPYFEDVILEAVANSPCAKHLLIVSDGINQLDASGEEVIHHMVERLRSSGIRVVFSGLKKQVLDVMHHSGLFDYISQENIFPDEDKALESIYAEVLEKDPNAQCRLMKGGHIGGADGVKTWL; from the coding sequence ATGATTCAGGTTGCACGCGTTCTACCATTTTTGCGCTGGTTCCCGTTAAGCGGGACAAATATCAAATCCGACCTGATCGCCGGCATCACCGTGGCGCTGGTGTTGATCCCGCAATCCATGGCCTATGCCCAGCTGGCCGGACTTCCCCCTTACTACGGACTGTATGCGGCATTCCTGCCAGGTATCATTGCCGCCCTGTGGGGATCCTCGGCGCAGCTCGCCACCGGCCCGGTGGCCGTGGCCTCCCTGCTCACCGCCTCCACCCTGGCGCCACTGGCCGCCACCGGCTCGGAGCAATTCATCGCCCTCGCCATCCTGATGGCCATGCTGGTGGGCATCATCCAACTCGCGCTGGGCGCCTTCAAGCTCGGCGTAGTGGTCAACTTCCTCTCGCACCCGGTGATCGTCGGCTTCACCAACGCCGCCGCCATCATCATCGGCCTGTCCCAACTCAACAAGCTGTTCGGCGTTTCCATGGGACGCAGCGAACATTTCATCCAGGATATCTGGGGCGTATTGCTGCAGATCGGCGACACCCATCTGCCCACGCTGATCATGGGCATTTGCGCCTTCGCCATCATGTTCGGCCTGAAAAAATTCGCGCCAAAAATGCCCGGCGTGCTGATCGCGGTCGCCCTCACCACCGTGGTGAGCTGGGCCATTGGCTTCGAGCACAACAGCAAGGGCCGGATCGAGGACATCATGGACGTCGAGGTCAAGGCCCTGGCCAATGACTTTTCCGGCACTGAAACCAGGATCGACGCGCTCAACAACAAGATCAGCGCCAAGTCCCTGGAACTCAAGCAGCACCAGAAAGCCCATGAAGGCGGTTCGCAACGCACCGCGGCACTCAAGTACGAACTGGAACTGCTCAAGCTGGAACTGAAGGACAGCGAAGGTGAAAATCGCAAGCTGGCGCGTTCCATGCGCAAGTTCATCTTCGAACAGGTGCCGGCGACCGATGGCCAGCCTGCAAAACTCTACCTGGCAGGGCAGCTCCCCCAAGGTGAAAAATCCGATGGCTACCGCTGGCGTATCCGCAAGGTAAGCAAGGGCGAAATGAAACTGGTCGGCGGCGGCGAAGTGGTGGGCGCGATTCCAGCCGGCCTGCCCAAGGTCGACGTGCCGCAATTCAGCTGGGACATGGTGACAACCATGCTTTCCGGTGCGCTGGTCATCTCCCTGGTCGGCTTCATGGAAGCCATTTCCATCGCCAAGGCCATGGCCGCCAAGACCAAGGCACGCATCGACCCCAACCAGGAACTGCTGGGACAGGGCCTGTCCAACCTGATCGGCAGCTTCAGCCAGGCTTTCCCGGTCAGCGGCTCCTTCTCGCGCTCGGCGGTCAACCTCAATGCCGGCGCGGTAACGGGGATGTCCTCGGTGTTCGCCGGCATCATCGTACTGGTCACCCTGCTGTTCCTCACGCCGCTGCTGTATCACCTGCCCCAGGCGGTGCTGGCAGCAGTGATCATGATGGCGGTGATCGGCCTGATCAATTTCAAGGCGATCAAGCATGCCTGGCACACCCACAAGCATGACGGCATCGCCTCGGTGGTGACCTTCGTCGCCACCCTGGCGTTCGCCCCGCACCTGGACAACGGCATCATGGTAGGCGCCGGCTTGGCCATCATCCTCTATCTCTACCGCACCATGACGCCGCGCGTCGCCATTCTCGGCCGCTACCACGACGGCACCCTGCGCGACGCCAAGATCAACAATCTCCCGATCAGCGAATACATCATCGCCATCCGCTACGACGGTTCGCTGTACTTCGCCAACGTGCCCTACTTCGAGGACGTCATTCTGGAAGCCGTGGCCAACAGCCCCTGCGCCAAGCATCTGCTGATCGTGTCGGACGGCATCAACCAGCTCGACGCCTCAGGCGAGGAAGTCATCCATCACATGGTGGAGCGTTTACGCTCCAGCGGCATCCGCGTCGTTTTCAGCGGCCTCAAGAAGCAGGTTCTCGACGTCATGCACCATTCCGGGCTGTTCGACTACATCAGTCAGGAAAACATTTTCCCGGACGAAGACAAGGCGCTGGAATCGATTTACGCCGAAGTCCTGGAGAAAGACCCTAACGCCCAATGCCGCCTGATGAAGGGCGGACATATTGGCGGGGCCGATGGAGTCAAGACCTGGCTGTGA
- a CDS encoding response regulator transcription factor — MHILLVEDNRDLAQNIFDYFEARGHTIDLGEDGISGLHLAASNPYDVIILDLMLPGIDGMTLCRRLRDAGKQTPVLMLTARDSLDDKIAGLEAGADDYVVKPFALREVEARLVALVRRAQGHKGPARLQVGDMTFDPATLKVTRGERNIELPPIPLKIVEILMRNSPRVMSREELERHIWGDSPPDSDALRAHLHILRNAIDKQADKPLLKTLRGIGYQIASE, encoded by the coding sequence ATGCACATTCTCCTGGTAGAAGACAACCGCGACCTTGCGCAAAACATATTCGATTACTTCGAAGCCAGAGGTCACACCATCGACTTGGGCGAAGATGGCATTTCGGGGTTGCATCTTGCCGCATCCAACCCCTACGATGTAATCATCCTCGACCTGATGCTGCCCGGCATCGACGGCATGACCTTGTGCCGCAGGCTGCGCGACGCCGGTAAACAAACGCCGGTTCTGATGCTCACTGCGCGCGACTCCCTGGATGACAAGATTGCCGGACTGGAAGCGGGCGCAGACGATTATGTCGTCAAGCCGTTCGCATTGCGGGAGGTGGAAGCGCGCCTGGTTGCACTGGTGCGGCGCGCGCAAGGACACAAAGGCCCCGCCAGGCTGCAAGTGGGGGACATGACGTTCGATCCGGCGACACTCAAGGTAACGCGCGGCGAACGAAACATCGAATTGCCGCCGATTCCATTGAAAATCGTTGAAATCCTGATGCGCAACTCGCCCCGCGTGATGTCGCGCGAAGAGCTTGAGCGCCACATCTGGGGCGACTCTCCGCCCGACAGCGACGCCTTGCGGGCGCACCTGCACATCCTGCGCAACGCGATCGACAAACAGGCGGACAAGCCGCTCCTCAAGACCCTGCGCGGCATCGGCTACCAAATCGCAAGTGAATAG
- a CDS encoding sensor histidine kinase, which yields MNRHSLRFRLAFTFAWFGALVSLLLSIGLSFTAHNLGERLMDETLRAEIEDYMSRRARNPDSLPPATISVRGYVHVPGRKTEDIPPVLLELSPGKHQLTLNGTPYRAAVANKGEERYVMLFNELRQRQREEQFLMYLVSGALIMTLISAGIGWWLAGRVVAPVSELARRVSKAKPEDDAAEITKGFPRDEIGALARVFGGYLERMRAFIDRERAFTADVSHELRTPLAIVQGAVELLEDDPRLDEKQQKRIARIGRAAREMIDLSSALLLMAREETSDEAVKQDCDVWDVVMHAVETQRHLVSAQTTVELACRSRSRITAERTLLGIVAANLIRNAFAYTKAGTVSICLEEGCLTVSDSGPGIREEDIGKVFQRHFKGSTSAGSGIGLSLVKRICDRYGWETVIESSEGRGTTAQLFFATSPHHTPALAP from the coding sequence GTGAATAGACACAGCCTGCGCTTCCGCCTGGCCTTCACCTTCGCCTGGTTCGGCGCCCTCGTCAGCCTGCTGCTGTCGATCGGCCTGTCCTTTACGGCGCACAACCTCGGCGAGCGCCTGATGGACGAAACCCTGCGCGCGGAAATAGAGGACTACATGTCGCGCCGCGCGCGCAATCCCGATTCCCTGCCGCCGGCAACGATCAGCGTGCGCGGATACGTTCACGTGCCCGGACGAAAAACCGAGGACATCCCGCCCGTCCTGCTCGAACTTTCCCCCGGCAAGCACCAACTGACCCTCAACGGCACGCCTTATCGGGCCGCCGTGGCGAACAAGGGAGAGGAACGTTACGTCATGCTGTTCAACGAACTGCGACAACGCCAGCGCGAAGAACAGTTCCTGATGTACCTGGTGTCAGGCGCACTCATCATGACGCTGATTTCCGCAGGCATAGGCTGGTGGCTGGCGGGAAGAGTGGTGGCGCCCGTCAGCGAACTGGCCCGTCGGGTCAGCAAGGCAAAACCGGAAGACGATGCCGCAGAAATCACCAAAGGCTTTCCCCGCGACGAAATCGGTGCGCTGGCCCGCGTTTTCGGCGGCTATCTCGAACGCATGCGCGCATTCATCGACCGCGAACGTGCCTTCACGGCAGACGTCAGCCACGAACTCAGGACGCCGCTTGCCATTGTCCAGGGCGCGGTAGAACTGCTGGAGGACGACCCGCGCCTCGACGAAAAACAGCAAAAACGCATCGCGCGCATCGGGCGGGCAGCACGGGAAATGATCGATCTGAGCTCCGCCCTGCTGCTGATGGCGCGAGAGGAGACCTCGGATGAAGCAGTCAAGCAGGATTGCGACGTGTGGGATGTGGTCATGCACGCCGTCGAGACGCAGCGCCACCTGGTCAGCGCGCAAACCACGGTCGAACTGGCATGCCGCAGCCGCTCGCGCATTACGGCGGAACGGACGCTGCTCGGAATCGTAGCCGCCAACCTGATCCGCAACGCATTCGCCTATACCAAGGCCGGCACGGTCTCCATCTGCCTGGAAGAGGGCTGCCTGACCGTGTCCGATTCCGGCCCCGGCATTCGCGAAGAGGACATCGGCAAAGTCTTCCAGCGGCACTTCAAAGGCTCCACGAGCGCCGGGTCGGGGATCGGGCTGTCGCTCGTCAAGCGCATCTGCGACCGCTATGGCTGGGAAACCGTCATTGAAAGCTCGGAAGGCCGCGGCACGACCGCCCAATTATTTTTCGCCACTTCGCCCCACCACACCCCCGCCCTCGCACCCTGA
- a CDS encoding SulP family inorganic anion transporter — MNTWVHRLPIAKRFSLNPDELKNDLVAGVTVSLVAIPQSLAYAQLAGVPAYYGLYAALVPTIIGALFGSSRQLSTGPVAMTSLLTAASVAPLAAHGSEMFYAYVILLALLSGLFQVLFGALRMGVLLNFLSHPVLMGFINAAAIIIGLSQLPTLLGISARQSDHFLLDIWQVLSHIDTMHEISVAFGISAIILLVGFKKLAPKLPGVLITVVLLTWVSYMLDYAGLGGKVVGLVPSGLPSLSMPLLDWHATMALLPAGFVIALISFMEAMSSAKVIAIKTRQPWDENKELIGQGLAKIAAAFSHSMPVSGSFSRSALNLATNAQTPFSSVISAIFVLLTLLFFTSLLYHLPKPVLAAIIMMAVIGLINFKAIFNAWRASRDDGIASMVTFLSTLAFAPNIQNGILTGIILSLAMLLYRMMKPHIAALGKHDDGTLRDAQRHQLPPLHPKLGAIRFDGALRFVNSSYFEDALLKLERENPAVRYILVKCSGVNYLDASGVEMLNNLISRFRNNGITLGFSDLKKQVREVMDRTGLSQGIGHENIFSSDHEAFEQLYLRGEIDVRI; from the coding sequence ATGAATACCTGGGTTCATCGTCTGCCGATAGCCAAGCGCTTCAGTCTGAATCCCGACGAGCTCAAGAACGACCTGGTCGCCGGCGTCACCGTCTCGCTGGTAGCCATCCCGCAATCCCTGGCCTATGCCCAGCTAGCCGGTGTTCCCGCTTACTACGGCCTTTATGCCGCGCTGGTGCCCACCATCATCGGCGCCCTGTTCGGCTCTTCCCGGCAACTTTCGACCGGCCCTGTTGCCATGACCTCGCTGCTGACGGCGGCTAGCGTCGCCCCTCTGGCTGCGCACGGCAGCGAGATGTTCTACGCTTACGTGATTCTGCTCGCCTTGCTGTCCGGCCTGTTTCAGGTGCTTTTCGGCGCGCTGCGCATGGGCGTACTGCTCAACTTCCTGTCTCATCCGGTACTGATGGGATTCATCAACGCCGCGGCCATCATCATCGGCCTGTCGCAACTACCGACCCTGTTAGGCATATCGGCTCGCCAGTCCGACCATTTCCTGCTCGACATCTGGCAGGTGCTGTCGCACATCGACACCATGCATGAGATCTCGGTAGCCTTCGGCATTTCGGCCATCATCCTGCTGGTCGGTTTCAAGAAGCTGGCACCGAAGCTCCCCGGCGTGCTGATCACGGTTGTCCTGCTGACCTGGGTCAGCTACATGCTCGACTACGCCGGCCTGGGCGGCAAGGTCGTCGGCCTGGTGCCGAGCGGCCTGCCTTCGCTGAGCATGCCGCTGCTTGACTGGCACGCCACCATGGCACTGCTCCCCGCCGGCTTCGTCATCGCGCTCATCAGTTTCATGGAAGCCATGTCCAGCGCCAAGGTAATCGCCATCAAAACGCGGCAGCCGTGGGATGAAAACAAGGAACTCATCGGCCAGGGCCTGGCGAAAATCGCCGCGGCTTTCAGCCATTCCATGCCCGTCAGCGGCTCCTTTTCCCGTTCCGCACTGAACCTTGCGACGAACGCACAGACGCCATTTTCTTCCGTCATCTCGGCAATTTTCGTCCTGCTGACCCTGCTCTTCTTCACCTCCCTGCTCTACCACCTGCCCAAGCCGGTTCTGGCCGCAATCATCATGATGGCAGTCATCGGCCTGATCAATTTCAAGGCAATCTTCAACGCCTGGCGCGCCAGTCGCGATGACGGCATCGCGTCCATGGTCACTTTCCTGTCCACCCTGGCGTTTGCGCCCAACATCCAGAACGGCATTCTCACCGGCATCATCCTGTCTCTGGCGATGCTGCTCTACCGCATGATGAAGCCGCATATCGCCGCATTGGGAAAACACGATGACGGAACACTGCGCGACGCCCAGCGGCACCAGCTCCCTCCATTGCACCCCAAGCTCGGCGCGATCCGCTTCGATGGCGCGCTCCGGTTCGTCAATTCGTCCTACTTCGAGGACGCACTGCTCAAACTCGAAAGGGAAAATCCGGCAGTGCGCTATATCCTGGTGAAATGCAGCGGCGTGAATTATCTGGACGCCTCGGGGGTCGAGATGCTCAATAACCTGATCAGTCGCTTCCGGAACAATGGCATCACTTTGGGCTTCAGTGACCTGAAGAAACAGGTTCGGGAGGTGATGGACCGAACCGGTCTTAGCCAGGGAATCGGCCACGAAAACATCTTTTCAAGCGATCACGAAGCTTTCGAGCAACTGTATTTGCGCGGCGAGATTGACGTAAGAATCTAG
- the hyfB gene encoding hydrogenase 4 subunit B, which produces MISISSTLPIDWVIGVVAFWFLIGLLGLALQDKPRLITALIFPAGALAALVLAASALVALGQGASVATLPLGLPDLPFHLRLDALSAFFLLILGAASFGISLYGAGYFRSMDKATLGLLCFEYHLFLASMALVILADDAYMFMVAWETMAISSYFLVTTDHKIPEIRSAGFIYLLIAHIGAIAILMCFGVLEGGQGDYTFATMRHHALSPLWASIAFLLALFGFGAKAGMLPLHVWLPEAHPAAPSPVSAMMSGIMLKTAIYGILRVTFDLLHTSQWWWGILALTLGLLTALYGVLFATVQSDMKRLLAYSSIENIGILIAGIGLTILFHSSNQDQVAALALVATLYHALNHSFFKSLLFLTTGSVLHSTGERNLGKLGGLIHKMPWVALLALVGVLAISGLPPLNGFVSEWLLLQAFLLAPNMPHQLYISMLLPLGAAALALAGALAAYAMVKFYGIIFLGQPREERLAEAHDAGPLERAGMLWLAGWCVILGLSPVFFILQIDNVAMALVGRDLGGSAASSGWLWLTPVAAERASYSPLILFLIILAGFIFTFLFARKFYHGKVRRGPAWDCGYPAQTPRMQDSAEGFGQPIRQIFEQFFGIVREVPNPFDTHPHYHGETRDQIWDLIYHPVARLAEWLSALIGKLQHGRISLYLLYSFVTLMALLAFVR; this is translated from the coding sequence GTGATTAGCATATCCAGCACTTTGCCAATTGATTGGGTCATCGGCGTCGTTGCGTTCTGGTTCCTCATCGGTCTGCTTGGTCTCGCGCTGCAAGACAAACCCCGTCTCATCACGGCACTGATTTTCCCGGCCGGAGCATTGGCCGCCCTGGTTCTGGCTGCTTCCGCCCTGGTTGCGCTCGGCCAGGGAGCCAGCGTGGCAACACTGCCGCTCGGCCTGCCGGACCTGCCTTTCCATCTCCGGCTCGATGCACTTTCGGCATTCTTCCTGCTGATTCTGGGGGCGGCCTCCTTCGGCATTTCGCTCTACGGCGCCGGCTACTTCCGTTCCATGGACAAGGCTACGCTGGGATTGCTGTGCTTCGAGTACCACCTGTTTCTCGCGAGCATGGCACTGGTAATCCTGGCGGACGATGCTTACATGTTCATGGTGGCTTGGGAGACGATGGCCATCTCCTCCTACTTTCTCGTCACCACCGACCACAAGATTCCCGAAATCCGCAGCGCCGGCTTCATTTACCTGCTCATCGCACATATCGGCGCCATCGCCATTCTGATGTGCTTCGGCGTGCTGGAAGGCGGTCAGGGTGACTACACCTTCGCCACCATGCGCCACCACGCGCTTTCACCCTTGTGGGCCAGCATCGCGTTTTTGCTGGCGCTGTTCGGCTTCGGCGCCAAGGCCGGCATGCTGCCGCTTCATGTCTGGCTGCCCGAGGCACATCCCGCAGCTCCCTCGCCGGTTTCCGCCATGATGAGCGGCATCATGCTGAAAACCGCCATTTACGGCATTTTGCGGGTGACGTTCGACCTCCTCCACACCAGCCAGTGGTGGTGGGGCATCCTGGCACTGACGCTGGGGCTGCTGACGGCGCTCTACGGGGTGCTCTTCGCCACGGTGCAATCGGACATGAAGCGCCTGCTGGCGTATTCCTCGATCGAAAACATCGGCATCCTCATCGCCGGCATCGGCCTGACCATCCTGTTTCATTCCAGCAACCAGGACCAGGTGGCCGCGCTGGCCCTGGTCGCCACGCTCTACCACGCGCTCAACCATTCGTTTTTCAAATCGCTGCTGTTCCTTACCACCGGTTCGGTGCTGCATTCCACCGGGGAACGCAACCTCGGCAAGCTGGGCGGCCTGATCCACAAGATGCCCTGGGTGGCGCTGCTGGCGCTGGTGGGCGTGCTCGCCATCTCCGGCCTGCCGCCCCTCAACGGCTTCGTTTCCGAATGGCTGCTGCTGCAGGCATTCCTGCTCGCTCCCAACATGCCCCACCAGCTCTACATCAGCATGCTCCTGCCGCTGGGCGCGGCGGCGCTTGCCCTGGCCGGCGCCCTTGCCGCCTACGCCATGGTCAAATTCTACGGCATCATTTTTCTCGGTCAGCCACGCGAAGAACGGCTCGCTGAAGCCCACGACGCAGGCCCGCTGGAACGGGCGGGCATGCTCTGGCTAGCGGGCTGGTGCGTGATACTAGGCCTGTCCCCGGTGTTTTTTATCCTCCAGATCGACAACGTCGCGATGGCCCTGGTCGGTCGCGACCTCGGCGGCAGCGCCGCCAGTAGCGGGTGGCTCTGGCTCACCCCGGTCGCCGCGGAACGCGCCAGCTACAGCCCGCTGATTCTGTTCCTCATCATTCTTGCCGGCTTCATTTTCACGTTCTTGTTCGCACGCAAGTTCTACCATGGCAAGGTGCGCCGCGGCCCGGCCTGGGACTGCGGCTATCCCGCCCAGACGCCGCGCATGCAGGACAGCGCTGAAGGCTTCGGCCAGCCGATCCGCCAAATTTTCGAACAATTCTTCGGTATCGTGCGCGAGGTGCCCAACCCCTTCGATACCCACCCCCACTACCACGGGGAAACCCGCGACCAGATCTGGGACCTGATTTACCATCCTGTCGCCCGTCTTGCCGAGTGGCTGTCCGCGCTGATCGGCAAGCTGCAGCACGGCCGCATATCCCTTTACCTGCTGTACAGCTTCGTTACGCTCATGGCGTTGCTGGCTTTCGTCCGATGA